DNA from Candidatus Limnocylindria bacterium:
AGGCCGTCATCGTCCCGGTCGCCGTCGCCGCCTTCAGCAACATGCGCGCGCTCAGCCGGCGCAACGACGAGCCCGAGCGCGCGTCGCGGCCGTTCGAACGGGACCGCGATGGCTTCGTTCTGTCGGAGGGCGCAGCGGTGCTGGTGCTCGAGGAGGCCGAGCACGCCAGGCGGCGTGGCGCGAAGAGTTACGGCGAGCTCATCGGGTATGGCGCGTCCGACGACGCGTACCACATGGCCGACCCGGCGCCGGGCGGTGTCGGCGGCGCGTTGTCGATGCGCGCGGCCCTCGCGAACGCCGGTATCGCGCCAGACGATGTCGGTTACATCAACGCGCATGGCACGTCGACACCGGCGAACGACCGCGCGGAGACGCAGGCGATCAAGGAAGTTTTCGGCGACCATGCGCACAAGGTGCTGGTCTCGTCCACCAAGTCGATGACCGGCCACCTCTTCGGCGCGGCCGGCGCGCTCGAGGCGATCATCTGCCTCCTCGCGCTGCGCGACGGCTGTATCCCGCCGACCATCAACTACGACACGCCCGATCCGGAGCTCGACCTCGACTTCGTGCCCAACGTAGCGCGCGCCGCGAAGGTCCGCGTCGCGCTCTCGAACTCGATGGGTCTCGGGGGCACGAACGGGT
Protein-coding regions in this window:
- the fabF gene encoding beta-ketoacyl-ACP synthase II, yielding MNPRRVVVTGVGAVTPLGLDVATLWSALTAGRSGIRRIKSFDTSSFETKIAGEVQDFDATRFFDRKDVRRADRFAQLAVAAATEAVAEAKLETGIDRDRVGVSIATAAGGLQSVVDTANTLQERGPNRVSPFFVTMYIANAASGLVSLRWGFRGPSLTHVSACASSSHSLGEAAEAIKRGQVDVMVAGGSEAVIVPVAVAAFSNMRALSRRNDEPERASRPFERDRDGFVLSEGAAVLVLEEAEHARRRGAKSYGELIGYGASDDAYHMADPAPGGVGGALSMRAALANAGIAPDDVGYINAHGTSTPANDRAETQAIKEVFGDHAHKVLVSSTKSMTGHLFGAAGALEAIICLLALRDGCIPPTINYDTPDPELDLDFVPNVARAAKVRVALSNSMGLGGTNGSLIFRAP